The window tggagcgGTTGCAAGGAGAGGTGGCCGGGCTGGAGCAGAAGAGGGGGAatgcgatggcggcggcgaaagaagcgaagagaaggagggaggataAGGGGGCCAGGAACggggttgatgagctggaggcAAGGGGACGGTGGTATAGGGGGAGCGAGGCTGTcttgagggggttgctggggatTCAGGGGTGAGTCGCGACATAAGAAGGCGATGGCTTGGAGTCTTGGGAGTTTCGGAATCGGGATACGGGTTAGATACCAGGTTGGGATTTGTGTCATGGGCGCTAatggtatatatatatctggCAAAAGCAGTCGTCTTGAGCATTCCACTCTGGGATATTGTAGAAAAACCATCATCAATTGTGTAGATTCCCGGTCTTGGGCCTCAGGTCGTTGTAGTAAATATTGCAGGGCTGTTCGCGAGAACTGGATTGGCAGGTATGTTTGAGGACTGCAGGCTTCAAGACCCAGGCGAACGTTGAATCTAAAGGCAAAGCTCGCGGCTAAAGTCTAGGCATCATTCAGCGCTGGTGTGCTCTCTCGACGTCTCCTACCAGTTTCGAGAGAGGCATCCGGATAAAGTGAGCGGTTTGAGAGGGGCATCGTCACCACAAAATAGCTGACACACAGGTAGGTTGCTGAACCATGCCTTTCAGGTTGAAGGATGATCACTAGGctcttaaaagatagttgatATGCCTTTAAGATGGTGAATAGGACTTTAAATAGAGCAACAAAACCTTTGAATAAAGATAGTTAGAACGCCTGATAATCTATCTACCTTTTGAGGCATGGTTcattttttttaaaaaaatAAATATGGATTAACTTCACTTTTCTGTTCCACTTATTTTGTTATTTTGtggtgagagtgaggggGCTATGAGCACCTCAAGAGGTCGGTTCCCTCCAATCAGTCAATCCACTTTTTCCATGTGGTCACACTCAAGACATCAACGTCCAAGTCTCATTTGAAGTTGTTTCAACTTGCCAACATCCTCATTTTACTTTGAATTCACCTTCCCGACATAATTCTGACTTTGGCAAGACCATTGCTGTTCAAGTTAAAAGACCAAAAATGTCTCAGCTCTGGTCTTCACCCAAATCCCCTGCCACCGCTGGCCCAGTCCGCCGGTTCGGTCAGATCATCAAGCTTAAACCCGAGCACGTTGCCAAGTACAAGGAGATCCACGCTGCCGTTTGGCCTGGTGTGTTGGAGCAGATCAAGGCTAGCAATATCAGAGATTGTAATCTATTCCTCGATGTGTTCTACACACGAGCAACCGAGATCTAATCAAACCACAGATAGCATCTTCCACGATCCATACAGCGGAATCCTTTTCGCCAGCTTCAAGTACATTGGCACCGACTATGACGCGGacatgaagaggatgagggagaacccaaaggtgagggagtggtggaAGTTGACGGACAGCCTCCAGGAGTCTCTTGTACCGGGGGCGAAGAGCAGTTCAGACGGGGAACCGGCTTGGTGGAAaggagttgaggaggtgTTTTACACTCCTTGAGGAGGTGTCTTACACTCCTTGAGAGGGCCCGTGTTGCTGAGGATTAGCTGTGAGATATCAGCTGTCACCACATTTCTGAAAAATCAAAATTCTCGCCGCTCTGATGATTTTCTTGATGATGCATGTGTCAGTTTGCTTGGCTGGCTGCCCAATGTCGATATTCAAAGCCTACCACTTACCTAAAAGCTTCTATTCTCTCGGCCCAGACTGTTGGGGGTCAGCCGTTTCACAACTATTTCGACTTGCCAAAGAAATTGCTGAGGAAGTTgcccccgccaccaccccgatTGCCGTGTCTACGTGCCTCGGTCCTCATCCACTCCTCCAGAAACTGACGGTTGGCCATCTTCCTGGCATCCGTAACCTTGGTCTCGACTTGAGCCTCCTGGGCGTCGAAACTGAGAAGAGTCGGGAGGGCACTGATCATGTAGGTCATCCCCAGACCCGCGCTCATGACATCTGGCGCGTCGTACTCGACTTCGCAGTAGCCCACCCCGCCC is drawn from Podospora pseudocomata strain CBS 415.72m chromosome 1 map unlocalized CBS415.72m_1, whole genome shotgun sequence and contains these coding sequences:
- a CDS encoding uncharacterized protein (COG:S; EggNog:ENOG503P5K9) — encoded protein: MSQLWSSPKSPATAGPVRRFGQIIKLKPEHVAKYKEIHAAVWPGVLEQIKASNIRDYSIFHDPYSGILFASFKYIGTDYDADMKRMRENPKVREWWKLTDSLQESLVPGAKSSSDGEPAWWKGVEEVFYTP